The sequence TGAAATGAATTATGTTTTGCGCAAAATAAAAAGTTATTATTTCATTTTTAATGAATTAATCAAAATTGCATTTGAATTGATAACCGCCATTCCGATTGGAAACAAGAAAAACAAAGCGCCATCTCTACTTAGAAAGCGGACATCAAATAATCCAAATGCGAGTATAAAAGTTGTGCAGTAGAGTATCAAAAGCTTATTTTCTTTCTTCGTGGTTGATAGAGATAATGCTAAAATTAGAAAAATAAAAATAAATCCTACTATTCCCCATCCATATATGATTGCAATATAAGAATTATGAGGATGTGCAAACGCTTTATCTAGGGCATATGGATTATTTTTCTTAATTTCTAAATAGTGTTTGTCTAAATAGGATCTGCTGTACGTTTCGAACGTTCGTAGACCGTTTCCAAACAGTGGTGATTCTTTAAATCCTGCAATGCCGATAGACCAGGTTGGCAACCTGTTTTGAAAGTTTGGCTCCTTGTGCGGGGCGAGCACCATGCCCGTGATTCTTTTTTGCGCATCTGGCGCCATAAAGGGCAGGGCCATTGCACCAACGGCGATGGCTACAACCATACCCCCCACCGCTAATTTCCACGACCTGAGCAGGGCAAACAGCCCAAGGGCCGCCGCAAGCCCCAGATAGGTTGATCGTCCTACCGTCAACAAGATAGCAATGCCCAAAATCGCCATCAGAGCGTACCCGATGCGACGAATGGTGGGCTGTGGATGCGGGAAGGATATCAGAGAGAAGATGCCGAAAGACGCGAGCACTCCGACAACGTTGTGATGCGAATAGGACAAGGTGAGGCTGCCTACGTAGCCGGTGGTTTCGATCAGTGGATAGTCAAAAGCCAGGCTTGCGACCACTCTTGCAAGGAAATGGGCGGACAGGGCCAGGGGGAGCAAGAACAAGATGGAAGGCATCTTGTCCTTGAAGAAATAGCATCCAGCCGCTCCCGCGAAAAATGCCGCGCTGAACATGTCGGCGATGGGCAGATCCTTGAACAAATGACCCGGAGTGATGGCAACGTATGCGAAAAATACGATCGGGATGAAAAATTTCCAGCTTACAGTGATGTTTCCGCGAACGTATTCCCGGACGAGCAGCACTGCGCCAAGCACCCCGCTTGAATAGAGAAAGGCATACGCGCCGATGTTTATGCCAAACGCCACAAACATGCCACATAGCGCAAAAAGAAATATTTTTTCAAGTTGCACTTTTTCAGACATTTGGACTGACCTCTGATGTCGTGAACTGCAGATTGTATAATTTCTGATATGTTGGACAGTTATCCAATAATTGGACGTGAGTGCCAACGTCAAGAATCTGGCCCCCCTGCATAACCACAATCTTATCCGCCGACAGGATCGTCGACAGCCTGTGCGCGATGATCAGGCTTGTTCTGCCCTGCATGAGGTTTTCCAAGGCCTGCTGGACGATGCGTTCTGATTCCGTGTCCAGGGCTGAGGTGGCCTCGTCGAGGATCAGGAGCGACGGGTCCTTCATGATCGCCCTGGCGATGGTCAGGCGCTGTTTTTGTCCTCCGGACAGTTTCACCCCTTTTTCCCCAACCACCGTGTCGTAGCCTTGCGACAGCTCCAGGATGAAGTCATGGGCATAGGCCGCCTTGGCGGCCTGCTCCACGGCTTTCCGGTCGAGTTCTTGTTGTCCGTAGGCGATATTTTCAGCCACAGTCAGGTTAAAGAGAAAAGGATCCTGGGAAACGATGCCGATGTTCGTGCGTAGGCTGGGCAAGGTGTAGTCGTGCAGGGGCTGGCCGTTCAGGCGGATTTCGCCTTTCTGGCAGTCGTGAAAGCGGGGGATGAGCTGCACGAGCGACGTCTTACCCGCCCCGCTCTGGCCCACGAATGCCACCCTTTCGCCCGCCTTGATTTCGAGATTTATATCCTTAAGGGCTGGTTCCTGGGTACCGGGGTAATTGAAGGACACGTTCTTGAAGGACAGGGAGGAGAAGGGCGGGGTGTAGACCTCCTTGCCGCCTGTCTCTTCGCTCAATTCTTCGGAATCCAGAATTTCAAAGACCCTTTCCGCTCCGGCCATTGCCTGCTGTATGGTGTTGTTGGCCTGACTGATGGATTTGAAGGGGTCGTAGAGCATGACCAGGGCTGTGAGGAAAGAGAAGAATTCGCCGGGGGTGCGGTTACCGGCGATGACCTCGCGGCCGCCGTACCAGATGACTAGGCCCGCGCCCACGGCGCCGATCAGCTCCATGAGCGGCGAGGAAAGCTGGTTGTAGATGGCGCCCTTGATGCTGATTTTGACCAGATTATTGCTGGTCTGTCCGAATTTTTCCTTTTCGATGTCCTCGGCCGCGAAAGCCTTGACCACGCGCAGGCCGTTGAAGCTCTCCTGCAGGTGCGAGGAGATGTCCGCGATCTTGGATTGGTACTTGCGGCCGACCTTGCGCAGTTTTCGGCCGAAATACACTACTGGGTAAATGGCCAAAGGAAAGACCAGACAGGCCCAGAAGGCAAGCTTTGGGTCGCGGTAAATGGTCAGACCGATGAGGCCGACCATGGTCAGGGAGTGCTGGATGATACGGATGAGTTCCGGCAGGCTCGCGCTGATCAGGTTCACGTCGCTTATGATGCGCGACATGAGCATGCCCACCCTGGTCTCCCCGAAGAAGTCCACGGGCAGGCAGATGATTTTGGCGAACAGTTCGTAGCGCAGACGCTCCAGCACTTTGAGCCCGCAATAGGACATGAGGAACTTCTGGACAAAGAGACCAAGGCCC is a genomic window of Desulfomicrobium baculatum DSM 4028 containing:
- a CDS encoding ABC transporter ATP-binding protein → MTDPQNSTFRLLKRSLGYFLPYKLHIALAMSGLGIVAACTAGAAYLVQPALDEIFIKKDASALMFVPLLLVGVFLAKGLGLFVQKFLMSYCGLKVLERLRYELFAKIICLPVDFFGETRVGMLMSRIISDVNLISASLPELIRIIQHSLTMVGLIGLTIYRDPKLAFWACLVFPLAIYPVVYFGRKLRKVGRKYQSKIADISSHLQESFNGLRVVKAFAAEDIEKEKFGQTSNNLVKISIKGAIYNQLSSPLMELIGAVGAGLVIWYGGREVIAGNRTPGEFFSFLTALVMLYDPFKSISQANNTIQQAMAGAERVFEILDSEELSEETGGKEVYTPPFSSLSFKNVSFNYPGTQEPALKDINLEIKAGERVAFVGQSGAGKTSLVQLIPRFHDCQKGEIRLNGQPLHDYTLPSLRTNIGIVSQDPFLFNLTVAENIAYGQQELDRKAVEQAAKAAYAHDFILELSQGYDTVVGEKGVKLSGGQKQRLTIARAIMKDPSLLILDEATSALDTESERIVQQALENLMQGRTSLIIAHRLSTILSADKIVVMQGGQILDVGTHVQLLDNCPTYQKLYNLQFTTSEVSPNV
- a CDS encoding O-antigen ligase family protein, which produces MSEKVQLEKIFLFALCGMFVAFGINIGAYAFLYSSGVLGAVLLVREYVRGNITVSWKFFIPIVFFAYVAITPGHLFKDLPIADMFSAAFFAGAAGCYFFKDKMPSILFLLPLALSAHFLARVVASLAFDYPLIETTGYVGSLTLSYSHHNVVGVLASFGIFSLISFPHPQPTIRRIGYALMAILGIAILLTVGRSTYLGLAAALGLFALLRSWKLAVGGMVVAIAVGAMALPFMAPDAQKRITGMVLAPHKEPNFQNRLPTWSIGIAGFKESPLFGNGLRTFETYSRSYLDKHYLEIKKNNPYALDKAFAHPHNSYIAIIYGWGIVGFIFIFLILALSLSTTKKENKLLILYCTTFILAFGLFDVRFLSRDGALFFLFPIGMAVINSNAILINSLKMK